The Lewinellaceae bacterium genome includes a region encoding these proteins:
- a CDS encoding sodium:solute symporter — translation MIKNPIYWQWGLLIAFGIFFFFIAPYSKKREQFFAAVTDKGKQPGFWMLTGSLVISWIFAKSITNAANLGLSFGMVGGVAYAVYYLSFIVAGIIIYRLRTKGGFTSIHHFLQTRFGIYAVGIFSILIGFRLFNEVWSNTMVIGSYFGDPGTKSYYLAILVFTVLTLAYVIKGGLRSSLLTDAIQMVFFGVLLVLLLGVILPKNEAGVMDYVRSGTWKMDSGLNLVFAALLQVFSYPFHDPVLTDRGFISPPKTTLKSYMWAAVIGVVCMILFSFVGIYARFEGLEGQAPVAVGKTLGTGVMLAMNFIMITSAASTLDSSFTSFSKLMVIDLGKGLSHSLTKGRWMMILLAVGGTLPVFAGPEVLSATTVSGTMVMGLAPVFLLCHLKAPKISFYLSTGLGVLVGIIQVLGYFPEQLIWTTGKYADLLWANAWGLLACFMVYLAPVIFNYGKEKSN, via the coding sequence ATGATAAAAAACCCGATATACTGGCAATGGGGATTGCTGATCGCCTTTGGAATATTCTTTTTCTTCATTGCGCCCTATTCCAAAAAGCGGGAGCAATTTTTCGCGGCCGTCACGGATAAAGGAAAACAACCCGGCTTCTGGATGCTCACCGGCAGCCTGGTCATCTCCTGGATTTTTGCCAAATCCATCACCAATGCCGCCAACCTCGGACTTAGTTTCGGAATGGTTGGAGGCGTGGCCTATGCGGTTTATTATCTCTCTTTTATCGTGGCGGGCATCATCATTTACCGGTTGCGGACGAAGGGCGGATTCACCAGCATTCACCACTTTCTTCAAACACGGTTTGGGATTTATGCCGTGGGCATTTTTTCCATCCTCATCGGTTTCCGACTGTTCAACGAAGTGTGGTCCAACACCATGGTCATCGGCAGTTATTTTGGAGATCCGGGAACGAAATCCTATTACCTCGCCATTCTTGTTTTTACGGTGCTTACCCTCGCTTATGTGATCAAGGGAGGGCTGCGCAGTTCCCTCCTGACCGATGCCATCCAGATGGTTTTTTTCGGGGTATTGCTCGTTTTGTTGCTGGGCGTTATTTTACCCAAAAACGAAGCCGGGGTGATGGATTACGTGCGCTCGGGCACCTGGAAAATGGATTCCGGGTTAAACCTGGTGTTCGCTGCGCTTTTGCAGGTTTTTAGTTATCCGTTCCACGATCCGGTATTGACGGACAGGGGCTTTATCAGTCCCCCAAAAACGACCCTCAAAAGTTATATGTGGGCGGCGGTAATCGGGGTAGTGTGTATGATATTGTTCAGTTTCGTGGGCATTTACGCCCGGTTTGAGGGACTGGAAGGACAGGCACCGGTGGCGGTAGGAAAAACCCTGGGCACCGGTGTCATGCTGGCCATGAATTTTATCATGATCACCTCCGCAGCTTCTACGCTCGATTCCAGTTTTACCTCTTTTTCCAAATTGATGGTCATCGATCTGGGCAAAGGATTGTCTCATTCCCTGACCAAAGGAAGATGGATGATGATCCTGCTTGCCGTTGGAGGTACGCTACCTGTTTTTGCAGGTCCTGAAGTCCTGTCAGCCACCACGGTGAGCGGCACAATGGTGATGGGGCTGGCGCCGGTTTTTCTGTTGTGCCACCTTAAAGCTCCGAAAATTTCGTTTTATTTGTCCACCGGGCTGGGCGTACTGGTGGGAATCATACAGGTTTTAGGTTATTTCCCGGAACAACTGATTTGGACGACCGGCAAATATGCCGACCTGCTCTGGGCCAATGCCTGGGGACTTTTGGCTTGTTTTATGGTTTACCTGGCTCCGGTAATATTCAACTATGGAAAGGAAAAAAGTAACTAA
- a CDS encoding DUF1963 domain-containing protein, translated as MILLEIQNIQKFKPTKWASKDLSGLSEGQTYVRFVGNHPNNPEYGSVVLSTKILEGSFDKINRVLFIGDEAQEGRLLNWKKQIFGGYKIEIKLDAIFRHRLKYSAQNFIQKRGAIVGLSEHEKDSLNSINGQKKLLSLLAAYIIPVKKNEILKFARPGYLCIPNDDTDESVSHFLGSPKHGATEITNEKGYKFLHLATMKLNDFPKDGTTEKLNNVLSFYLRTQETEKGWPERKNDFKIFNDANVKHPINSSEPGNANNFDIINLLDLPRYDHSLLHVLNFSEEERNRYDVLRSVYMQLLLGDKTDHEVNKLFGFPDSVQNCVSYEAERVFNQRDYSDDIYKDAVNWTLLLQVSPYCKWFGFFDEFGDGSIYYMIKHEDLENGNFENCQVIVQNT; from the coding sequence ATGATACTTTTAGAAATCCAAAACATCCAAAAATTCAAACCCACAAAATGGGCATCCAAAGATTTATCAGGACTCTCTGAAGGTCAAACTTATGTTCGTTTTGTTGGCAATCATCCTAATAATCCAGAATATGGTTCAGTCGTTTTATCAACGAAAATTCTCGAAGGCAGTTTTGACAAGATTAATCGGGTTTTATTTATAGGGGATGAAGCTCAGGAAGGCAGGCTTTTAAATTGGAAAAAACAGATTTTCGGTGGATATAAAATAGAAATTAAACTTGATGCCATCTTTAGACACAGGTTAAAATATAGTGCTCAGAATTTCATACAGAAAAGAGGTGCAATAGTTGGGCTATCTGAACATGAAAAAGATTCTTTAAACTCAATAAACGGCCAGAAGAAATTGCTTTCTTTACTTGCTGCATATATTATTCCGGTTAAGAAAAATGAGATTTTAAAGTTTGCAAGACCAGGATATCTATGCATTCCAAATGATGATACAGACGAAAGTGTTTCTCACTTCCTGGGAAGCCCCAAACATGGAGCAACAGAAATCACTAATGAAAAGGGATACAAATTTCTTCACTTAGCAACAATGAAACTTAATGATTTTCCAAAGGATGGAACCACTGAAAAGTTGAACAACGTCTTATCCTTCTATTTGAGAACTCAAGAAACTGAAAAGGGGTGGCCTGAAAGAAAAAACGATTTTAAAATATTTAACGATGCCAATGTCAAACATCCAATTAATTCCAGTGAGCCTGGTAATGCTAATAACTTTGATATAATAAACTTATTGGATTTACCTAGATATGACCACTCATTACTCCACGTTCTTAACTTTTCGGAGGAAGAAAGAAACAGGTATGATGTATTGAGATCAGTTTACATGCAGCTATTGTTAGGGGACAAAACTGATCATGAAGTCAACAAATTATTTGGTTTCCCCGATAGTGTTCAAAATTGTGTAAGCTACGAAGCAGAAAGAGTATTTAATCAAAGAGACTATAGCGATGACATTTACAAAGATGCAGTTAATTGGACTTTGCTACTCCAGGTTTCACCCTATTGTAAATGGTTTGGTTTTTTTGACGAATTTGGAGACGGATCAATCTATTATATGATTAAGCATGAAGATTTAGAAAATGGAAATTTTGAAAACTGTCAAGTAATAGTTCAAAACACATAA
- a CDS encoding SusD/RagB family nutrient-binding outer membrane lipoprotein, with the protein MINTIKIFFTSAVIVLLTSCDRDFEAINTNPNAANQVEPGLLLRQIIYNYGEEMSYEGFVAGNLLGQYFTAIDFNLFDRHSLTEPQFGGNPWPVLYTNLRDNEILLNQARSKPIQAVYEGPALILKAYLAAALTDLYGDVPYSEALKGLDGNVTPAYDSQENIYTGANGILDNLDKGITAIQNYSGTQSLEGDILFNGNLQNWITFANSLKIKSLLRISGKVEVAGALQAIYDGDDFMKENSQSATFDFTDGQPNNFRMATLRDGDFNLFILSETMEEILKGLGDPRLEVFFRPLGNDPAGTQFTGLLNGPDASQTSISVADYSLTGTIFREHTGDLEANFLTAWETHFLVAEAAERGLITANAQSLYETGVQLAFEYWQTALPADYLVSGPAAYGMDGTDKIRQIVTQKWIANIINGYEGWIEYRRTGFPELKTISASLNNDLIPVRMPYPTDEAALNPVHFQEATVGNDNSINARVWWDLD; encoded by the coding sequence ATGATAAATACCATAAAAATATTTTTCACCTCGGCAGTTATTGTATTGCTTACCTCCTGCGACCGGGATTTTGAGGCCATCAATACCAACCCGAATGCTGCCAACCAGGTAGAGCCCGGGCTTTTATTGCGGCAGATTATTTATAACTACGGCGAAGAAATGTCGTACGAAGGATTTGTAGCCGGCAACCTGCTCGGCCAGTATTTCACGGCCATAGATTTCAACCTGTTTGATCGCCATAGTCTTACAGAACCCCAGTTTGGCGGCAACCCCTGGCCCGTTCTGTACACCAACCTTCGGGACAATGAAATTTTGCTCAACCAGGCACGTTCCAAACCCATCCAGGCGGTTTATGAAGGTCCGGCTCTGATCCTGAAAGCTTACCTCGCAGCGGCACTGACCGACCTCTACGGAGATGTTCCTTACAGCGAAGCATTGAAAGGGCTTGATGGTAATGTGACGCCGGCCTATGATAGCCAGGAAAACATCTATACCGGAGCGAATGGCATCCTCGATAACCTGGACAAAGGCATAACTGCCATTCAAAACTATTCCGGCACCCAAAGCCTCGAAGGAGATATCCTTTTTAACGGCAACCTTCAAAACTGGATCACTTTTGCCAACTCCCTGAAAATAAAAAGCCTGCTGCGCATCAGCGGGAAAGTGGAGGTGGCCGGAGCGCTCCAGGCCATTTACGACGGAGATGATTTTATGAAGGAAAACAGCCAGAGCGCGACCTTTGATTTCACCGACGGGCAGCCCAATAACTTTCGAATGGCAACCCTTCGTGACGGCGATTTTAATTTATTCATTCTATCCGAGACCATGGAAGAAATATTAAAAGGACTTGGCGATCCCCGACTGGAAGTATTCTTCCGCCCGTTGGGCAATGATCCGGCGGGAACACAATTCACGGGCCTGCTGAACGGTCCGGATGCGTCCCAAACCTCCATCTCCGTGGCGGATTATTCCCTGACGGGAACCATTTTCCGGGAACATACGGGCGACCTGGAGGCCAACTTCTTAACTGCCTGGGAAACCCATTTTCTTGTGGCGGAAGCTGCTGAACGTGGCCTCATCACCGCCAATGCCCAAAGCCTTTACGAGACAGGCGTTCAGCTGGCTTTTGAATACTGGCAAACCGCCTTGCCTGCGGATTACCTGGTTTCGGGGCCCGCCGCTTATGGAATGGACGGCACAGACAAAATCCGGCAGATCGTCACCCAAAAATGGATCGCCAACATCATCAACGGCTACGAAGGATGGATAGAATACCGCAGAACAGGATTCCCGGAACTTAAAACCATATCTGCCAGCCTGAACAACGACCTGATCCCCGTGCGCATGCCCTACCCTACAGATGAGGCGGCTTTAAACCCGGTTCACTTCCAGGAAGCCACGGTTGGTAATGACAACAGTATCAATGCGCGGGTCTGGTGGGATTTGGATTAA
- a CDS encoding FUSC family protein yields the protein MKQKELSELTDQELLNEAKKMKSASIINAALIGVMIGIIVWSVVKNSLGFFTLIPLVFIFKVFNNPKNNKALEELLKERNLK from the coding sequence ATGAAGCAAAAAGAACTATCAGAGCTAACAGATCAGGAACTGTTGAACGAAGCAAAAAAAATGAAATCAGCTTCCATAATTAATGCTGCATTAATTGGAGTTATGATTGGAATTATAGTTTGGAGTGTTGTAAAAAACAGTCTTGGATTTTTTACATTGATCCCTTTGGTTTTTATATTCAAAGTATTTAATAATCCGAAAAATAATAAAGCCCTGGAAGAGCTTTTAAAAGAACGGAATTTGAAATAA
- a CDS encoding metallophosphoesterase family protein, which yields MERKKVTKDIGQLAGRVLVFGGVYSNLQALQKMKAIAESLSIPPEHILCTGDIVGYCAQPAECVEEIISWGIHSIAGNVEIQLREGEEDCGCDFTSGGRCDTFSRQWYPYAAGQMKPKHLEWMHELPDFITFDYEGKKALVVHGSFHGTSDFIFKSTAWSQKSIHFEDSGADLILGGHCGLPFSDSRNEKTWLNAGVIGMPANDGTPSVWYLLLEQDAANNISFQHHSFEYDHATAARLMNEKGLPKSYAQTLSTGIWDNCEILPEEETRAQGRRLVI from the coding sequence ATGGAAAGGAAAAAAGTAACTAAAGACATCGGACAATTAGCAGGAAGGGTACTCGTCTTTGGCGGCGTGTACAGCAATTTACAGGCCCTTCAAAAGATGAAGGCCATCGCCGAAAGTTTGTCCATCCCCCCGGAGCACATCCTCTGCACCGGAGACATTGTGGGGTACTGTGCTCAGCCCGCGGAATGTGTGGAGGAGATCATCTCATGGGGCATTCATTCCATTGCGGGAAACGTGGAAATACAGTTGAGGGAAGGAGAAGAAGATTGTGGTTGTGATTTCACGAGTGGCGGCAGGTGCGATACCTTTTCCCGCCAATGGTACCCCTATGCCGCCGGACAAATGAAACCTAAACACCTGGAGTGGATGCATGAGTTGCCCGATTTTATCACTTTTGATTACGAAGGGAAAAAAGCACTGGTAGTCCATGGTTCTTTTCATGGTACCTCGGATTTCATTTTCAAATCCACCGCATGGTCCCAAAAATCCATTCATTTTGAGGATAGCGGTGCCGACCTGATCCTCGGGGGTCACTGCGGTTTGCCCTTTTCGGATAGCCGGAATGAAAAAACATGGTTGAACGCCGGGGTGATAGGCATGCCTGCTAATGATGGCACCCCGAGCGTCTGGTATTTATTATTGGAACAGGATGCAGCTAACAATATCTCTTTCCAGCACCATTCTTTTGAATACGACCACGCCACAGCGGCCCGGTTGATGAATGAAAAAGGGCTCCCCAAGTCTTACGCCCAAACCTTATCGACGGGCATTTGGGACAATTGTGAGATTTTGCCAGAGGAGGAGACGAGGGCGCAGGGGAGGCGGTTGGTGATTTGA
- a CDS encoding type II toxin-antitoxin system PemK/MazF family toxin, with translation MKFKQYEIWLADLNPRFGTEAGKTRPVLIVQSDILNKIHPSSIICPITPHIKKGVSILRVNLKKETSGLKKESAIMIDQVRAIDNKRLLKKIGELPSSLQNKVVENLKIILDIER, from the coding sequence ATGAAATTTAAGCAATATGAAATTTGGCTGGCTGATTTAAATCCAAGATTTGGAACTGAAGCAGGAAAAACAAGACCAGTTTTAATTGTTCAAAGCGATATTTTGAACAAAATACATCCTTCTTCAATAATCTGCCCTATTACTCCCCATATCAAAAAAGGAGTAAGTATTTTAAGGGTCAATTTAAAAAAAGAAACAAGTGGATTGAAGAAAGAAAGTGCTATAATGATTGATCAAGTAAGAGCAATTGACAATAAGAGACTATTAAAGAAAATTGGAGAACTGCCAAGTTCTTTGCAGAATAAAGTGGTTGAAAATCTAAAAATTATATTAGACATTGAAAGGTGA
- a CDS encoding response regulator, giving the protein MEKTLQELFNLIANNEVQQTLQKLQSIFSLADSELFNDAILLSARFKKLNSDVRKAIISNENETIRYNEIVHGILSLINEIKDNPKPFEKYDKVEEKVQQDAKEKTNVEWPVFAKDALVQRLSYIKQKEVSIKGLWIDDHPGNQAYEKELLSTIGVKFDTVLNSEQAWYQINHNEYDLIISDINRNGDPKAGLELLNKTVHNGLNIPFIFFAANINPALGTPPYAFGITNLIGDLLHLVMDVIERKN; this is encoded by the coding sequence ATGGAAAAAACCCTTCAGGAATTATTTAATTTAATCGCCAATAACGAGGTACAGCAAACCTTGCAAAAACTTCAATCCATCTTTTCATTGGCGGATTCAGAGTTGTTTAATGATGCCATTTTGCTGAGTGCAAGATTCAAAAAATTGAATTCGGATGTGCGGAAAGCCATCATTTCCAATGAAAACGAAACGATACGGTATAATGAAATTGTCCATGGGATTCTTTCATTGATCAACGAAATTAAAGACAATCCAAAACCGTTTGAAAAGTATGATAAGGTGGAGGAGAAAGTTCAACAGGATGCCAAAGAAAAGACCAACGTGGAATGGCCGGTCTTTGCCAAAGATGCACTCGTGCAAAGACTGTCCTACATCAAACAAAAGGAGGTTTCCATAAAGGGATTATGGATAGATGATCACCCCGGCAACCAGGCGTATGAAAAAGAATTATTATCCACGATAGGCGTGAAATTTGATACCGTTTTAAATTCTGAACAAGCGTGGTACCAGATAAATCATAACGAATACGATTTGATCATTTCTGATATCAATAGGAATGGTGACCCCAAAGCAGGCCTTGAATTGCTTAATAAAACCGTCCATAACGGATTGAACATCCCATTCATCTTTTTTGCCGCCAATATAAACCCTGCCCTGGGCACACCGCCCTACGCTTTTGGGATCACCAATTTAATTGGCGATTTACTTCATTTGGTCATGGATGTCATTGAAAGGAAAAATTAA